From Terriglobales bacterium, a single genomic window includes:
- the pstC gene encoding phosphate ABC transporter permease subunit PstC, producing the protein MSDSLAGMPPVLHGSTPEPTTRPAPATRAQRLVRLRQGTLSRLADRLFRYAMLGCALSVAGVLGLIVYELVVNSRLSMHEFGWSFFTREVWDPVMGEFGALSFIYGTVVSSLLALALAVPVAVGVAVFVTEMCPRPLRGPLAFLSELLAAIPSVIYGLWGIFVLAPLLREHVQPWLAKYLGWTGLFEGPPYGIGMLAAVVILAIMIVPIVSSLTREVLATVPRAQREGVLALGATRWEMIRMGVLRNARAGIVGAIILGLGRALGETMAVTMVIGNRPEISKSLFAPGYTMASVLANEFTEATEDLYLSALIEIGLGLFVVTIIVNGLARLLVWSVTRGTPARSHA; encoded by the coding sequence ATGAGCGACTCGCTGGCCGGCATGCCACCCGTGTTGCATGGCAGCACCCCCGAACCGACCACCCGGCCCGCTCCCGCGACCCGAGCGCAGCGGCTGGTGCGCCTGCGGCAGGGGACGCTGAGCCGCCTGGCAGACCGGCTGTTCCGCTACGCCATGCTGGGCTGCGCCCTGTCGGTAGCGGGCGTGCTCGGCCTGATCGTCTACGAGCTGGTCGTCAATTCGCGGCTGTCCATGCACGAGTTCGGCTGGAGTTTCTTCACCCGCGAGGTGTGGGATCCGGTGATGGGCGAGTTCGGAGCCCTGTCGTTCATCTACGGCACGGTGGTGTCGTCGCTGCTGGCGTTGGCGCTGGCGGTGCCGGTCGCGGTCGGGGTGGCGGTGTTCGTCACCGAGATGTGCCCGCGCCCGCTGCGCGGTCCGCTGGCTTTCCTGAGCGAGCTGCTGGCCGCGATTCCGAGCGTGATCTACGGCTTGTGGGGCATCTTCGTGCTGGCGCCGCTGCTGCGGGAACACGTGCAGCCGTGGCTGGCCAAGTACCTGGGCTGGACCGGCCTGTTCGAAGGCCCGCCGTACGGCATCGGGATGCTGGCGGCGGTGGTGATTCTGGCCATCATGATCGTGCCCATCGTCAGCAGCCTGACGCGCGAGGTGCTGGCCACAGTGCCGCGCGCGCAGCGGGAAGGCGTGCTGGCGCTGGGGGCCACGCGCTGGGAAATGATCCGCATGGGCGTGCTGCGCAATGCGCGGGCGGGCATCGTGGGAGCCATCATCCTGGGGCTGGGCCGGGCGCTGGGAGAGACCATGGCGGTCACCATGGTGATCGGGAACCGGCCGGAGATCTCGAAATCGCTGTTCGCGCCCGGCTACACCATGGCGAGCGTGCTGGCCAACGAATTCACCGAGGCCACCGAAGACCTCTACCTGAGCGCGCTGATCGAGATCGGGCTCGGACTCTTCGTGGTGACCATCATCGTGAACGGTTTGGCGCGGCTGCTGGTGTGGTCCGTGACCCGCGGTACTCCGGCGAGGAGCCATGCTTAG
- the pstA gene encoding phosphate ABC transporter permease PstA has protein sequence MLSATRTQTRPIGLGRRVRNLLATAAASASVVLVMVPLVAIFGYLVYRGIGAVDLAFFLETPKPVGETGGGMANAIVGSGIILGIASLIGVPLGIGAGIYLAEYGRGRFGDVIRFMADILNGVPSIVIGLVAYSLVVLRQKHFSALAGGVALGIMMIPTVTRATEEMLLMVPRTVREAALGLGVAQWRATLSVTLRTATSGVITGIMLAFARVAGETAPLLFTAFGNQFWNLNLDQPTAALPLQIFVYAISPYDDWHRKAWAGALVLIVIIVGSVAAVRWSTSRGVYRGAE, from the coding sequence ATGCTTAGCGCGACGCGCACGCAAACCCGGCCCATCGGACTCGGGCGCCGAGTGAGGAATCTGCTGGCAACGGCGGCAGCTTCGGCATCGGTGGTGCTGGTGATGGTCCCGTTGGTCGCCATCTTCGGGTATCTGGTGTACCGCGGGATCGGAGCGGTGGACCTGGCTTTCTTCCTGGAGACCCCGAAGCCGGTGGGAGAGACGGGCGGAGGCATGGCCAACGCCATCGTGGGCTCGGGGATCATCCTGGGGATCGCCAGCCTGATCGGGGTACCGCTGGGGATCGGCGCGGGCATCTACCTGGCGGAGTACGGACGGGGCCGATTCGGAGATGTAATCCGCTTCATGGCGGACATCCTGAACGGCGTGCCTTCGATTGTGATCGGGCTGGTTGCCTACTCGCTGGTGGTGCTGCGGCAGAAGCACTTCTCGGCGCTGGCCGGAGGAGTGGCGCTGGGCATCATGATGATCCCCACGGTCACCCGGGCTACGGAAGAGATGCTGCTCATGGTGCCGCGAACCGTGCGCGAAGCGGCGCTGGGGTTGGGAGTGGCGCAGTGGCGGGCCACGCTTTCCGTGACGCTGCGCACGGCCACCTCCGGGGTGATCACCGGCATCATGCTGGCGTTCGCGCGGGTGGCGGGCGAGACGGCGCCCTTGCTGTTCACGGCGTTCGGCAATCAATTCTGGAATCTGAACCTGGACCAGCCGACGGCCGCGCTGCCGCTGCAGATCTTCGTGTACGCCATCTCGCCTTATGACGACTGGCACCGCAAGGCGTGGGCGGGAGCGCTGGTACTGATCGTGATCATCGTGGGCTCGGTGGCCGCGGTGCGCTGGTCCACCAGCCGCGGCGTCTACCGGGGAGCGGAATAG
- the phoU gene encoding phosphate signaling complex protein PhoU, translated as MRTRFQLGLDELKVKLLRMGGMAEQAVERATEAYRKRDLKLCQAVLEGERAINMAEREIDELALDLLAMQQPMAVDLRFIMAVMKINADLERVGDQAVNIAQRVMDMSTLPPVELPVDMPRMAATSAGMVRRALESFVEAKPAIAEAVLKMDDVVDRMDDEIFIHMVEKMHADPSVTRQALDALLVARNLERVADHATNIAEDVIFWVSGADVRHMGGQKAPKDEALGEKPEVH; from the coding sequence ATGCGCACACGGTTCCAGCTGGGACTCGACGAGTTGAAGGTCAAGCTGCTCCGCATGGGCGGGATGGCGGAACAGGCGGTGGAGCGGGCGACCGAGGCCTATCGCAAGCGCGACCTGAAGTTGTGCCAGGCGGTGCTGGAGGGCGAGCGCGCCATCAACATGGCGGAGCGCGAGATCGACGAGCTGGCGCTGGACCTGCTGGCCATGCAGCAGCCCATGGCGGTGGACCTGCGCTTCATCATGGCGGTGATGAAGATCAACGCCGACCTGGAGCGGGTGGGCGACCAGGCGGTGAACATCGCCCAGCGGGTGATGGACATGTCCACGCTGCCTCCGGTGGAGCTGCCGGTGGACATGCCGCGCATGGCGGCCACGTCGGCCGGAATGGTGCGCCGGGCGCTGGAGTCGTTCGTAGAGGCTAAGCCCGCTATCGCCGAGGCGGTGCTGAAGATGGATGACGTGGTAGACCGCATGGACGACGAGATCTTCATTCACATGGTGGAGAAGATGCACGCCGATCCTTCAGTCACGCGGCAAGCGCTGGACGCGCTCCTGGTGGCCCGAAATCTGGAGCGTGTGGCCGACCACGCCACCAACATCGCCGAGGATGTGATTTTCTGGGTGAGCGGGGCGGACGTGCGGCACATGGGCGGGCAAAAAGCGCCGAAGGACGAGGCGCTGGGAGAGAAGCCGGAAGTGCATTAG
- the pstB gene encoding phosphate ABC transporter ATP-binding protein PstB codes for MGVSIQVKGLNAWFGKTQALYDVEMEAPANHCTAVIGPSGCGKSTFIRCLNRMHETNPEALVTGTVRVGETEIYSNGTPAVEVRRRIGMVFQKPNPFPTMSIYDNVAAGLKLNGVRNRRALDEVVERSLHLAALWDEVKDDLKKKSGASLSGGQQQRLCIARALAVEPEVMLMDEPCSALDPISTGKIEELIFQLKEQYTIVIVTHNMQQAARVAEFTGFFLLGRLIEFDRTEKIFTNPSEKRTEDYITGRFG; via the coding sequence ATGGGCGTCAGCATCCAAGTGAAGGGCCTGAACGCCTGGTTCGGCAAGACCCAGGCGCTCTATGACGTGGAGATGGAGGCGCCCGCGAACCATTGCACGGCGGTGATCGGGCCGTCGGGATGCGGGAAGAGCACGTTCATCCGCTGCCTCAACCGCATGCACGAGACCAATCCCGAAGCGCTGGTGACGGGAACAGTGCGCGTGGGCGAAACCGAGATCTACAGCAACGGCACCCCGGCGGTGGAAGTGCGGCGCCGCATCGGGATGGTGTTCCAGAAACCCAATCCGTTTCCCACCATGTCCATCTACGACAACGTGGCGGCGGGGTTGAAGCTGAACGGCGTGCGCAACCGGCGAGCGCTGGACGAGGTAGTGGAGCGGTCGCTGCACCTGGCGGCGCTGTGGGACGAAGTAAAGGACGACCTGAAGAAGAAGTCGGGGGCGAGCCTCTCGGGCGGCCAGCAGCAACGGCTGTGCATCGCGCGCGCGCTGGCGGTAGAACCGGAAGTGATGCTCATGGACGAGCCCTGCTCGGCGCTGGACCCGATCTCGACCGGCAAGATCGAGGAACTGATCTTCCAGCTCAAGGAGCAGTACACCATCGTGATCGTGACCCACAACATGCAGCAGGCGGCGCGGGTGGCGGAGTTCACCGGATTCTTCCTGCTGGGGCGGCTGATCGAGTTCGACCGCACGGAGAAGATCTTCACCAACCCGTCCGAGAAGCGGACGGAAGACTACATCACGGGCAGGTTCGGATAA
- a CDS encoding putative porin, giving the protein MKSAVRAGCALVLAVMLTTMAAAANKKKRDEAVTAEDVRALRELLETQRQELQELRGEVMQMKAQQQQAADALRVATEAQQQAAAAQSSSSSQQESVAALQSDLSDIKTNLANAAVSTQEDQKRVSGLEATMGRFRFSGDVRVRYENFYQQGPQDRHRERIRLRFGVQGKLNDDFSAGLFLASGAVADGNPSFRDPVSTNETLTSFFERKTVGFDRGWITFNPQAHKWLQLTGGKWAYTWNRTPLSFDNDLNPEGFSEKFSFDVKNSVVRNVTFNPMQIMFSESSGDNDAFAAGAAVSTRLQFGSRLTITPSYSLLNWRNADVVAQAASPLGGATRIINANAQTNATRNCGAGGEVGCRVTTGSPTREFVSKFLYSDFILDANLKTPWNRWPVHILGEYLKNLNAENKDPLASGKQDSAFFSEVSIGQTKNKNDLQFGYMFSRIEQDAVISQFNESDNRASTNILQHRLYALWKVRNNVTANYTLFIGRTLDCRLQNAAKASGFTCNTVAPFNTEPLLKRMQFDLIYAF; this is encoded by the coding sequence CAGGAACTGCAGGAGTTGCGCGGCGAAGTGATGCAGATGAAGGCGCAGCAGCAGCAGGCGGCCGACGCGCTGCGCGTGGCCACCGAGGCGCAGCAGCAGGCCGCGGCGGCGCAGAGCAGTTCCAGTTCGCAGCAGGAGTCGGTGGCGGCGCTGCAGAGCGACCTCTCCGACATCAAGACGAACCTGGCGAACGCCGCCGTGAGCACGCAGGAGGACCAGAAGAGGGTCTCGGGCCTGGAAGCCACCATGGGCCGCTTCCGCTTCTCGGGCGACGTGCGGGTGCGCTACGAGAATTTCTACCAGCAAGGGCCGCAAGACCGGCACCGGGAACGCATACGGCTGCGCTTCGGAGTACAAGGCAAGCTGAACGACGACTTCTCCGCCGGGCTGTTCCTGGCTTCGGGCGCGGTGGCCGACGGCAATCCGTCCTTCCGCGATCCGGTCTCCACGAACGAGACCCTGACCAGCTTCTTCGAGCGCAAGACCGTGGGCTTCGACCGCGGATGGATCACCTTCAACCCGCAAGCCCACAAGTGGCTGCAGCTTACGGGCGGGAAGTGGGCCTACACCTGGAACCGGACGCCACTCAGCTTCGACAACGACTTGAATCCGGAAGGCTTCAGCGAGAAGTTCTCGTTCGACGTGAAGAACTCGGTGGTACGCAACGTCACCTTCAATCCCATGCAGATCATGTTCAGCGAGTCGAGCGGAGACAACGACGCGTTTGCCGCCGGAGCCGCGGTGAGCACGCGCCTGCAGTTCGGCAGCCGCTTGACCATCACGCCTTCGTACTCATTGCTGAACTGGCGTAACGCCGACGTGGTCGCGCAGGCGGCCAGCCCGCTGGGCGGGGCCACCCGCATCATCAACGCCAACGCGCAGACCAACGCCACGCGCAACTGCGGCGCGGGAGGCGAGGTGGGCTGCCGCGTGACCACCGGATCACCGACCCGGGAGTTCGTTTCCAAGTTCCTGTACAGCGACTTCATCCTGGATGCGAACCTCAAGACGCCGTGGAATCGCTGGCCGGTCCACATCCTGGGCGAGTATCTGAAAAACCTGAACGCCGAGAACAAAGACCCGCTGGCTTCGGGCAAACAGGACTCGGCCTTCTTTAGCGAGGTGAGCATCGGCCAGACGAAGAACAAGAACGACCTGCAGTTCGGTTACATGTTCTCGCGCATCGAACAGGACGCCGTGATCTCGCAGTTCAACGAAAGCGACAACCGGGCCTCGACCAACATTTTGCAGCACCGGCTGTATGCGCTGTGGAAGGTGCGCAACAACGTCACCGCGAACTACACCCTCTTCATCGGCCGGACGCTGGACTGCCGGTTGCAGAACGCCGCCAAGGCCTCAGGCTTCACCTGTAACACGGTCGCCCCCTTCAATACCGAACCACTCCTCAAGCGCATGCAATTTGACCTGATCTATGCCTTCTAA